Within the Drosophila innubila isolate TH190305 unplaced genomic scaffold, UK_Dinn_1.0 124_U_U, whole genome shotgun sequence genome, the region TGGCGCTCTTGTGCCGCCCGCCGCCCTGCTCACCATACTGCAGAAGGGTCTGCTCTACACCGAGGTGGAATGGAGCGTCGGCGAAGATGGCGAAATGGCGCGTCCCATTGAGGGATTGAGTCTTATAGATGCCGTTATGCCCGAACTGAAGCCTCTGAAGCCGACAGTGAAAACGGAACCGGGTAAAACGGCTGGTGGCATCGATGCCACTGGCGGCACAGCGGCAAATACAAAAACCGAGATTAAAATCGAGCCAGGCACGGCAAATGCAACG harbors:
- the LOC117793193 gene encoding F-box-like/WD repeat-containing protein ebi, encoding MSFSSDEVNFLVFRYLQESGFLHSAYVFGIESHISQSNLNGALVPPAALLTILQKGLLYTEVEWSVGEDGEMARPIEGLSLIDAVMPELKPLKPTVKTEPGKTAGGIDATGGTAANTKTEIKIEPGTANATGAATGATGAAAGGGGAANKSGNTNTGNGTSSSNNNNNASDNSEVDS